The proteins below are encoded in one region of Winogradskyella helgolandensis:
- a CDS encoding DUF4377 domain-containing protein yields MKLLKNLPIIILATVLSSCGSTKKTTSTYWVNSSKVDCDAGAGKTTCLQVTKADDYDNADWSNFYAPINGFTFEPGYLQKIEVTETALNSENVPADAASIQYDLVNVIEKKQDPKLEIHDIWAATHISGDPIEIANNNIPTLEINITEMRAFGTNGCNSYSGQIKNITSDAIEFGAMASTRKMCVDMLIPDHFDKAFNSISKYKKEGLTLSFYNETGNEILRFKKVD; encoded by the coding sequence ATGAAACTATTAAAAAACCTTCCAATTATTATACTAGCTACAGTTTTATCTTCTTGTGGTTCAACGAAAAAAACGACATCCACCTATTGGGTTAATAGCTCTAAAGTAGATTGTGATGCTGGCGCAGGAAAAACAACATGCTTGCAAGTAACCAAAGCAGACGATTACGACAATGCAGACTGGTCTAACTTTTATGCACCTATAAATGGTTTTACTTTTGAACCTGGTTACTTACAAAAAATTGAAGTAACTGAGACCGCATTAAACTCAGAAAATGTGCCTGCTGATGCCGCTTCCATTCAATACGATCTTGTAAACGTGATAGAGAAAAAACAAGATCCTAAATTAGAGATTCACGATATTTGGGCGGCAACACATATTAGTGGAGACCCTATTGAAATCGCGAATAACAATATTCCAACACTTGAAATCAACATAACAGAAATGCGTGCATTTGGCACCAATGGTTGCAATAGTTATAGCGGACAAATAAAAAATATCACTTCTGATGCTATTGAATTTGGCGCGATGGCTTCAACCCGAAAAATGTGTGTGGATATGTTGATTCCAGATCATTTTGATAAAGCATTTAATAGTATTTCGAAATATAAAAAAGAAGGACTAACCTTATCCTTTTACAATGAAACTGGTAATGAAATTCTACGTTTCAAAAAAGTAGATTAA
- a CDS encoding alpha/beta hydrolase family protein has product MKQYLILVLCLMSVLGFSQDKTYTEEELTITKWIDGTLLAPEATDKPNLAIIIAGSGPTNRNGNQNFLKNNSLKKLAEGLTKNGIATFRYDKRIVKQIRENNVDKNMMFDDFVTDASAVLNYFIEKDTYNKIYIIGHSQGSLVGMLSAKDKADGFISLAGAGNNIGDVIIEQVAKTAPMFDDDTKRVISSLKEGKTTTDFPIALASIFNLDLQPFMINWMSYDPSEIIKELKMPVLIINGTKDLQVSVEEAEVLKKANDQAEILLIENMNHVLFEIEGGDLENSKSYNESFRAISPQLITGMVTFMK; this is encoded by the coding sequence ATGAAACAGTATTTAATTCTCGTCCTATGTTTAATGAGTGTATTGGGTTTTAGTCAAGATAAAACATACACGGAAGAAGAGTTAACCATTACAAAATGGATTGATGGAACATTGCTTGCTCCAGAAGCTACTGACAAACCTAATTTAGCTATTATAATTGCAGGTTCTGGTCCTACGAATAGAAACGGTAACCAAAATTTCCTCAAAAACAATTCCTTAAAAAAATTAGCAGAAGGTCTTACTAAAAATGGTATTGCAACATTTAGATACGATAAGCGAATCGTAAAACAGATTCGTGAAAATAATGTGGATAAAAACATGATGTTTGATGATTTTGTGACCGATGCTTCAGCAGTTTTAAATTACTTTATAGAAAAAGATACCTATAATAAGATTTATATTATTGGCCATAGTCAAGGTAGCTTAGTTGGTATGCTATCTGCAAAAGATAAGGCTGACGGCTTTATTTCCCTAGCAGGAGCTGGCAATAACATAGGAGATGTTATTATAGAACAAGTAGCTAAGACGGCACCCATGTTTGATGACGATACCAAACGTGTTATCAGTAGTTTAAAGGAAGGTAAAACAACAACGGATTTCCCTATTGCTTTAGCCTCTATATTTAATTTAGACTTACAACCTTTTATGATAAATTGGATGTCTTACGACCCTTCTGAAATTATTAAAGAATTAAAAATGCCAGTCCTTATCATTAATGGCACTAAAGATCTTCAAGTCTCAGTTGAAGAAGCCGAAGTTCTAAAAAAGGCCAACGACCAAGCAGAAATATTACTAATAGAAAACATGAATCACGTACTCTTTGAAATTGAAGGCGGTGACTTAGAAAATTCAAAATCATATAACGAATCGTTTCGAGCCATCTCTCCACAACTGATAACTGGTATGGTAACATTTATGAAATAG
- a CDS encoding DoxX family protein codes for MIEPIGLYIMASMYIFAGLMHFIKPKMYMRIMPKYIPNHKVTVYLSGVAEIVLGIGLCIPVLKAISIYGIIAMLAVFLLVHFYMLSGKKASAGIPKWILILRLPLQFGLMYWAWIYLN; via the coding sequence ATGATTGAGCCCATTGGACTTTATATCATGGCTAGCATGTACATATTTGCGGGCCTCATGCATTTTATAAAGCCCAAAATGTACATGCGCATTATGCCTAAATATATTCCTAATCATAAAGTAACGGTTTATTTAAGTGGAGTTGCAGAAATCGTATTAGGAATTGGGTTATGTATTCCGGTATTAAAAGCAATTTCTATTTATGGTATTATTGCTATGTTAGCCGTATTTCTTTTAGTGCATTTTTATATGCTTTCTGGTAAAAAAGCATCTGCCGGAATTCCAAAATGGATTTTGATATTACGATTACCACTTCAGTTTGGATTGATGTATTGGGCTTGGATCTATCTAAACTAA
- a CDS encoding Arc family DNA-binding protein, with amino-acid sequence MSKKKAFALRMNEDMLKAVEKWASDEFRSTNGQIEWMLMQYLKEHNRQPKQKDNSTEQK; translated from the coding sequence ATGTCTAAAAAGAAAGCCTTTGCACTACGAATGAATGAAGATATGCTGAAAGCCGTTGAAAAATGGGCTTCGGACGAATTTCGTAGTACTAACGGTCAAATAGAATGGATGCTAATGCAATATCTAAAAGAACATAATAGACAACCCAAACAAAAAGATAATTCAACAGAACAAAAGTGA
- a CDS encoding M15 family metallopeptidase, with translation MNYKILQYIGGLILLTFGFQQKQTLPDGFVYAKSIIPDLDVELRYYSQNNFVGDTIDGYKANRLILTKGTVEKLKLVQDELQQQNLCLKVYDGYRPQRAVNHFMVWARELNDTINKSLFYPEVKKRSLFKAGYIATRSGHSRGSTIDLTITNGETGEPLDMGSPYDFFGEASWIAYENLTDEQKKNRQLLQTVMLKHNFRNYSKEWWHFTLRWEPFPKTYFDFEVE, from the coding sequence ATGAATTACAAAATACTACAATATATAGGGGGTTTAATCCTTTTAACTTTCGGGTTTCAGCAAAAGCAAACGTTGCCTGATGGTTTTGTTTATGCAAAATCTATAATTCCAGATTTGGATGTGGAACTTCGCTATTATTCTCAAAACAATTTTGTTGGAGATACCATTGATGGTTATAAAGCAAATCGCTTAATCTTAACCAAAGGCACAGTTGAAAAATTAAAACTAGTACAAGATGAGTTACAACAGCAAAACCTCTGTCTTAAAGTATACGATGGCTATAGACCACAACGAGCTGTGAATCATTTTATGGTTTGGGCTCGGGAGTTGAATGATACAATTAATAAATCATTGTTTTATCCAGAAGTTAAAAAGAGAAGCTTGTTTAAAGCGGGTTATATTGCAACGCGTTCTGGGCATAGTAGAGGAAGTACAATAGATTTAACCATCACAAATGGCGAAACGGGTGAGCCTTTAGATATGGGAAGTCCGTACGATTTTTTTGGTGAAGCTTCTTGGATCGCATATGAAAACTTAACCGATGAGCAAAAGAAAAATCGTCAGTTATTACAAACGGTTATGTTGAAACATAATTTTAGAAACTACTCAAAAGAATGGTGGCATTTTACCTTGCGATGGGAGCCTTTTCCTAAGACTTATTTTGATTTTGAGGTAGAATAA
- a CDS encoding SPFH domain-containing protein translates to MKEEKIIVPANGYLMLFLFLLLFFGSIALFPITQTGWPVFGVILALVLAFGFLMVQPNGSRVLLLFGKYVGTVKKNGFYWVNPFYTKKKISLRASNFDSERLKVNDKLGNPIMISTILVWRVHNTYKAAFDVDNYENFVRVQTDAAVRKLASMYPYDNFADEGVDEDITLRSSVNEVSNALEKEIDERLSIAGIEVLEARIGYLAYAQEIANAMLKRQQATAIVAARHKIVEGAVSMVEMAIEQLSKKNVVDLDEERKAAMVSNLMVVLCGDKDASPVLNTGTLNH, encoded by the coding sequence ATGAAAGAAGAAAAAATCATCGTCCCTGCTAACGGCTACTTAATGCTCTTTTTATTTTTATTACTCTTCTTCGGAAGTATTGCTTTATTTCCAATAACACAAACAGGATGGCCCGTGTTTGGCGTTATTTTAGCACTAGTGTTGGCCTTCGGTTTTTTAATGGTACAACCCAATGGTTCTAGAGTTTTACTTTTATTTGGAAAATACGTTGGTACCGTAAAAAAGAATGGTTTCTATTGGGTAAACCCGTTTTATACTAAAAAGAAAATTTCACTTAGAGCGAGTAATTTTGATAGCGAACGTTTAAAAGTGAATGATAAATTAGGAAACCCAATAATGATCAGCACCATATTAGTTTGGCGTGTTCATAACACTTATAAAGCCGCTTTTGATGTGGATAATTATGAAAATTTTGTGCGCGTACAAACCGATGCCGCGGTTCGTAAATTAGCAAGTATGTATCCTTATGATAATTTTGCAGATGAAGGTGTTGACGAAGATATTACTTTACGCTCTAGTGTTAATGAAGTGAGCAATGCCTTAGAAAAAGAAATAGACGAGCGTTTATCCATTGCTGGCATCGAAGTTTTAGAAGCACGTATTGGTTACTTAGCCTATGCGCAAGAAATTGCGAATGCTATGCTAAAGCGTCAGCAAGCAACAGCTATTGTCGCTGCACGACATAAAATTGTGGAAGGAGCTGTGAGCATGGTCGAAATGGCTATAGAACAACTCAGTAAAAAAAATGTTGTAGATTTAGATGAAGAGCGTAAGGCAGCAATGGTAAGTAATCTTATGGTTGTGCTTTGTGGTGACAAGGATGCATCACCAGTATTAAACACAGGAACTTTAAATCATTAA
- a CDS encoding RNA polymerase sigma factor produces the protein MQKLDTKLITLCKKGNEVAQMQVYDKYSQAMYTIACRYLSDEDAKDAMQEGFLKVFRNLESYKPEATFGAWLKRIVINQCLDVLKKNKLEFEAIEVSELQIINEDDWQFDTTITKQEILFAVEQISEKHRIVVKLYLLEGYDHEEISDILGIPIKTSRTHLRRGKLKLQELLKQKYNEARY, from the coding sequence ATGCAAAAATTAGATACTAAACTTATTACACTTTGCAAAAAAGGAAATGAAGTTGCACAAATGCAAGTTTATGATAAGTACAGTCAGGCGATGTATACCATTGCTTGTCGTTATCTCAGCGATGAAGATGCAAAAGATGCGATGCAAGAAGGCTTTTTAAAAGTGTTTAGAAATCTTGAATCGTATAAGCCAGAAGCCACATTTGGTGCTTGGTTAAAACGAATTGTTATCAACCAATGTTTAGATGTTTTAAAGAAGAATAAGTTAGAGTTTGAAGCTATAGAAGTATCAGAGTTGCAAATTATAAACGAAGACGATTGGCAATTTGATACAACAATAACGAAGCAAGAGATTTTATTTGCCGTTGAACAGATTAGTGAAAAGCATAGAATCGTAGTGAAGCTTTATTTGCTAGAAGGCTATGATCACGAAGAGATTTCGGACATTTTAGGAATTCCCATAAAAACATCTCGCACACATTTAAGACGTGGAAAATTAAAATTACAAGAACTTTTAAAACAAAAGTACAATGAAGCAAGATATTAG
- a CDS encoding DUF2306 domain-containing protein → MAYKTLMFLHLYTVLPCVFIGAYLLIVKKGTKTHKFLGRIYMILMLFTATVTLFMPAAVGGRFLNHFGWIHLFSVLTFWTVPTAYIAIKKGNVNAHKRKMILLYFGAIIIAGAFTFTPGRYLHSVFFG, encoded by the coding sequence ATGGCATATAAAACCTTAATGTTTCTTCATTTATACACAGTTTTACCTTGTGTATTTATTGGTGCTTATCTTTTAATTGTAAAAAAAGGAACTAAAACTCATAAATTTCTTGGTAGAATTTATATGATTTTAATGTTGTTTACAGCAACCGTGACATTATTTATGCCTGCTGCAGTTGGTGGACGCTTTTTAAATCATTTTGGCTGGATTCATCTTTTTAGCGTTTTAACATTTTGGACTGTACCAACGGCATATATCGCTATTAAAAAAGGCAATGTAAACGCTCATAAACGAAAAATGATTTTACTCTACTTTGGTGCAATCATTATTGCTGGCGCGTTTACATTTACTCCTGGTCGATATTTACATAGTGTATTTTTTGGATAA
- a CDS encoding MFS transporter, which translates to MKIKTSTSKWVLPIIIFSQFCCTSLWFAGNSIIDDLISFYSLNPESLGYISSSVQFGFIIGTFIFAVFTLSDRFSPSRVFFICAVLGSIFNLSILYSSNTIFTLLVFRFLTGFSLAGIYPVGMKIAADYFEKGLGKSLSFLIAALVLGTAFPYLIQSFEFNLKWESVIWATSALALIGGFLIVILVPNGPYQKRAAKFDMSKILKVFKNSSFRSAAFGYFGHMWELYAFWTFVPILLMMHQKLHNITLNIPLFSFIIIASGTLSCILGGFIANKFGVKKTAVWSLTISGLCCLLSPLFFMTDSTPIFILCLIIWGMVVIADSPLFSTMVAQNCEVQSIGTALTIVNCIGFSLTIISIQLLNYLITDIAFAPYAFVVLALGPIIGLIYLKRT; encoded by the coding sequence TTGAAAATTAAAACTTCTACTTCAAAATGGGTGCTACCCATAATTATCTTTTCTCAATTCTGTTGTACGTCGTTGTGGTTTGCAGGAAACTCTATTATTGATGACTTAATTTCTTTTTATAGTCTCAATCCGGAATCATTAGGCTACATAAGTTCCTCTGTACAATTCGGATTTATTATTGGTACTTTTATTTTTGCTGTTTTTACCCTGAGTGACCGGTTTTCGCCTTCTCGTGTATTTTTTATCTGTGCTGTTTTAGGCTCCATATTTAATCTTAGTATTCTATACTCTAGTAATACTATTTTCACTTTATTAGTTTTCAGGTTTCTAACTGGTTTTAGTTTAGCAGGTATATATCCTGTAGGCATGAAAATTGCAGCAGATTATTTTGAAAAAGGATTAGGAAAATCACTTAGTTTCTTAATTGCAGCTTTAGTTTTAGGTACAGCTTTTCCGTATCTTATTCAGTCTTTTGAATTCAATCTTAAATGGGAATCTGTCATATGGGCAACTTCAGCATTAGCATTAATAGGCGGCTTTTTAATTGTAATACTAGTTCCTAATGGACCATATCAAAAGCGTGCTGCTAAATTTGATATGTCTAAAATTCTAAAAGTTTTTAAAAACTCCAGTTTTAGATCTGCAGCATTTGGTTATTTTGGACATATGTGGGAGCTTTACGCCTTTTGGACCTTTGTGCCTATCTTATTAATGATGCATCAAAAACTTCACAATATCACGTTAAACATACCTCTATTTTCTTTCATCATTATAGCTTCGGGTACTTTATCATGCATTTTAGGAGGTTTTATAGCTAATAAATTTGGCGTTAAAAAAACCGCTGTTTGGTCCTTAACAATTTCCGGGTTGTGTTGTTTGTTGTCTCCTCTATTTTTTATGACTGATTCTACTCCGATTTTTATTCTGTGTCTAATAATTTGGGGAATGGTAGTTATTGCAGATTCCCCTTTATTCTCAACCATGGTTGCTCAAAATTGCGAAGTACAGTCCATTGGAACGGCTTTAACTATTGTAAATTGTATTGGATTTAGCCTAACAATTATTAGCATTCAATTATTGAATTACTTAATAACAGATATCGCTTTTGCACCCTATGCTTTTGTAGTGTTAGCATTAGGTCCTATAATTGGATTAATATATTTAAAGCGGACTTAA
- the rlmF gene encoding 23S rRNA (adenine(1618)-N(6))-methyltransferase RlmF: protein MEKKKSHPEIKSELHPRSKHRSRYNFDALIKSSPELRPYVAPNKYGDDSIDFFNPAAVKALNKALLIHHYGLEYWDIPEHYLCPPIPGRADYIHNIADLLKGDNTKIPKGNHIKGFDLGVGANCIYPIIGQHEYGWSFIGSDTDEAAIISAKAIEQKNYKLRSTLEIRRQEKANNFFYDILKPEEKVDFTICNPPFHASAEDAQKASLKKQRNLKGKRPNKALLNFGGQHNELWTKGGEARFVKDMIYESKHFGKQCFWFTSLISKEATLKPTYKVLEKVNATAVKTIEMGQGHKISRFIAWTFLSEIEQKDWISERW from the coding sequence TTGGAAAAGAAAAAATCACATCCTGAAATAAAATCTGAACTTCACCCAAGAAGTAAACATCGTTCGCGTTATAATTTTGATGCGCTTATAAAAAGCTCGCCAGAATTGCGTCCTTATGTGGCGCCGAATAAATATGGTGACGATTCTATAGATTTTTTCAATCCTGCAGCCGTTAAAGCACTTAATAAAGCTTTATTAATTCACCATTACGGATTAGAGTATTGGGATATTCCTGAGCATTATTTATGCCCACCAATTCCTGGTCGCGCAGATTATATTCATAATATTGCAGACCTTTTAAAGGGAGATAACACAAAAATCCCTAAAGGAAACCACATTAAAGGTTTCGATCTTGGTGTTGGTGCTAACTGTATATATCCAATTATTGGTCAGCATGAATATGGTTGGTCGTTTATAGGAAGTGATACTGATGAAGCGGCTATTATATCTGCGAAAGCCATTGAGCAAAAAAATTATAAATTAAGGTCTACTCTAGAAATTAGACGTCAAGAAAAAGCAAACAACTTTTTCTATGATATTCTCAAACCAGAAGAAAAAGTAGATTTTACAATTTGTAATCCACCATTTCATGCTTCTGCTGAAGATGCTCAAAAAGCAAGTCTAAAAAAACAAAGGAACCTCAAAGGAAAACGACCTAACAAGGCACTTTTAAATTTTGGCGGACAACATAATGAATTATGGACCAAAGGAGGTGAAGCACGTTTTGTAAAAGACATGATTTATGAGAGTAAACATTTTGGAAAACAATGTTTTTGGTTCACGAGTTTAATTTCAAAAGAAGCGACTTTAAAACCTACCTATAAAGTTTTAGAAAAAGTGAATGCCACTGCTGTAAAGACTATTGAAATGGGACAAGGTCATAAAATCAGTCGGTTTATTGCTTGGACATTTTTATCTGAGATAGAACAAAAGGATTGGATATCTGAACGTTGGTAG
- a CDS encoding DEAD/DEAH box helicase: protein MSFKDLSLIKPLLKAVDASGYVEPTLVQQRTIPLVLEGKDVIVSAQTGTGKTAAFALPILQKLYDKQDAPKKGKKIRALIISPTRELALQIQKNFKTYAENTNLTTLTVFGGASIEPQIDTLKKGIDILVATPGRLLDLHKQDYINLDFIETLVLDEADLMLNMGFIDDVKKIERLCPQEKQTLLFSATIPYKIEELANTLLKDPERIDVTPTKSVAKNVNQLLYYVPKQNKIELCLHLMRNTIEGNVLIFRRTRNGVDKLEETLLKNGFSVNSIHGDKPQSERQTALNKFKNGYVKILIATDVAARGIDINELDNVLNFDMPGIPETYVHRIGRTGRAGHTGNSYSLCSADEKNYVKKIQQAINVQIPVETEHPYPLDPKAEPIVHRRQGSKYKKGRKSEASKKKKKRWY from the coding sequence ATGTCATTTAAAGACTTAAGCTTAATAAAACCTTTACTTAAAGCCGTTGATGCTTCAGGTTATGTTGAACCTACTTTGGTACAACAACGTACTATTCCGTTGGTTTTAGAAGGAAAAGATGTTATCGTCTCCGCACAAACTGGTACTGGTAAAACAGCCGCTTTTGCTTTACCTATTTTACAGAAATTGTACGATAAGCAAGATGCTCCAAAAAAAGGTAAGAAAATTAGAGCGTTGATTATTAGTCCGACCCGAGAATTAGCCTTACAAATTCAAAAGAATTTTAAAACCTATGCTGAAAATACAAATTTAACCACCTTAACTGTTTTTGGTGGTGCATCCATAGAACCTCAAATAGATACGTTAAAAAAAGGGATTGATATTTTAGTGGCCACTCCTGGTCGTTTACTCGATTTACACAAGCAAGATTATATCAATCTTGATTTTATTGAAACCTTAGTTTTAGATGAAGCCGATTTAATGTTAAACATGGGTTTTATTGATGACGTTAAAAAGATAGAACGTCTTTGTCCTCAAGAAAAACAAACCTTATTGTTCTCGGCAACGATTCCGTATAAAATTGAAGAATTAGCCAATACACTACTTAAAGATCCTGAACGTATTGATGTGACTCCAACAAAATCGGTTGCTAAAAATGTAAATCAGTTATTGTATTATGTTCCTAAGCAAAATAAAATTGAATTATGTTTACATTTAATGCGTAACACTATTGAAGGTAATGTTCTTATTTTTAGACGTACCAGAAATGGTGTAGATAAGCTTGAAGAAACCTTATTAAAAAATGGATTCTCTGTAAATAGTATTCACGGTGATAAACCACAAAGTGAAAGACAAACTGCTTTAAACAAATTTAAAAACGGTTACGTTAAAATCCTTATTGCTACAGATGTTGCTGCACGTGGTATTGATATTAATGAATTAGATAACGTGCTTAATTTTGATATGCCAGGAATACCCGAAACTTATGTACATAGAATTGGTAGAACTGGTAGAGCTGGTCATACAGGAAACTCGTATTCGCTGTGTTCTGCTGATGAGAAAAATTATGTAAAAAAGATACAACAAGCTATCAATGTTCAGATTCCGGTAGAAACGGAACATCCTTATCCTTTGGATCCAAAAGCAGAACCTATTGTGCACAGAAGACAAGGTAGTAAGTATAAAAAAGGTCGTAAAAGTGAGGCTTCTAAGAAGAAGAAGAAACGTTGGTATTAA
- a CDS encoding DUF4177 domain-containing protein, with protein sequence MKEYKVVTPKLGFRNRIQNFEDLLNQHAREGWVVKDIGVNWSSVVFQRDKNR encoded by the coding sequence ATGAAAGAATATAAAGTAGTGACACCCAAACTAGGCTTTAGAAACCGGATTCAAAATTTTGAAGACCTTCTTAATCAACATGCTCGTGAAGGTTGGGTCGTTAAGGATATTGGAGTCAATTGGTCTTCAGTAGTTTTTCAACGTGATAAAAATAGATAA